Proteins from a single region of Primulina tabacum isolate GXHZ01 chromosome 5, ASM2559414v2, whole genome shotgun sequence:
- the LOC142547290 gene encoding squamosa promoter-binding-like protein 16 isoform X1 → MEDAGAQVASPMVIPQPHAGIFYNVHPMAKKRGPPFNPINFVHQNPSDNWNPMSWDWDSSRFVAKQLQSDGILVGSDPHIQQDVPRSTEVQNSAHNAKNPDRTDDENLILKLGAGDGVGPSCSSGAMNVVEPQAVSRPNKRVRAGSPGGANYPRCQVDNCKEDLSTAKDYHRRHKVCEVHSKVSKALVGKHMQRFCQQCSRFHPLSEFDEGKRSCRRRLAGHNRRRRKTQPDDTTQRLLVPDNCNNNVNCDLDIVSLLAVLGRAQGNIEDRIGKFSPVPNKDQLIQILNKINSLPLPADVAMKLPVAKINNASVHDLSSSENQNQVMEKASSPSTLDLLAVLSATSGAPSSDAFEIQSHPSTEESGSEKSKSPCVDQATHVNLQRMPIPTMGERSGTSYHYPLEDVDCHVQETPLPLQLFSSSPEDDSGRKLQSGGKNCFSSGSSNPSEGRSPMSSPPIVHDLFPVHSSKETMKHDSCQSSRGNMKASLSNGCNTSLQLFGCSVRTNENGSIPSSPHHAGYSSSSGSDHSPSRLLSDVQDRTGRIVFKLFDKDPSHLPGSLRAQIFNWLSTSPSEMESYIRPGCIVLSIYLSMSSFAWEQFEKNLLQYVKSLVRGVDVDFWGNGRFLIHTDRQMASHKDGSVRLCKHWRGWSTPELIWISPVAVVGGQDTSLLLRGRRLTAPGTKIYCTHPDGYNGSLVPALSHQDSASDELIQGSLKVNLATRNTLGRCFIEVENNIRGTIFPVIIADDTICQELRLLEPEIVGSAEVPDCVDYIWKRDRTMSREEALHFLNELGWLFQRKHNSTLLMSPEYKLSRLQFLLIFSVESDFCALVETLLGILVEFNLGRENLARESLEMLAESHLLNKAVKRRCRRMVDLLIHYPVFDSTNNSEMFFFVPNMAGPGGVTPLHLAACTSSADDIVDALTSDPKEIGLHCWNSLLDSNGLSPYAYALMRNNNSYNSLVARKYSKRNMGQVVVSIDNEIVPFQLEVNKDKTAASKLYQGERSCSRCALVAGYSKTFLKSQGLLQPPFIHSLLVVAAVCVCVCVFLRVLPYLSSVAPFAWENLDYGAM, encoded by the exons ATGGAAGACGCTGGCGCTCAAGTAGCCTCTCCAATGGTCATCCCCCAACCACATGCTGGAATATTTTACAACGTGCATCCAATGGCCAAGAAACGCGGTCCACCATTTAACCCCATTAATTTTGTTCATCAGAACCCTTCTGATAATTGGAATCCTATGTCCTGGGATTGGGATAGCTCGAGGTTTGTGGCCAAACAGTTACAATCTGATGGAATCTTGGTGGGAAGTGACCCTCATATCCAACAAGACGTCCCAAGGAGTACGGAGGTACAAAATAGTGCTCACAATGCTAAAAATCCTGACCGTACTGATGATGAAAATCTAATTTTGAAGCTGGGAGCTGGAGATGGAGTTGGGCCCAGTTGCAGCAGCGGTGCTATGAATGTAGTGGAGCCACAAGCTGTGTCAAGACCCAATAAGAGAGTAAGAGCTGGATCACCGGGTGGCGCTAATTATCCTAGGTGTCAAGTTGATAATTGTAAGGAAGACCTGTCTACTGCCAAGGACTATCACCGACGGCACAAGGTATGTGAGGTTCATAGCAAAGTCAGCAAGGCTTTGGTGGGGAAACATATGCAAAGGTTTTGCCAGCAATGCAGCAG GTTCCACCCCCTTTCAGAATTTGACGAGGGAAAGAGAAGCTGTAGGCGCAGACTTGCTGGGCACAACAGGAGGAGGAGGAAAACTCAGCCAGATGATACCACTCAACGGCTGTTAGTTCCTGACAACTGCAACAACAATGTGAATTGTGATCTTGATATTGTCAGTTTATTGGCAGTTCTAGGTCGTGCGCAAG GGAACATTGAGGACAGGATTGGGAAATTCTCACCAGTACCCAATAAGGATCAGCTCATACAAATTCTTAACAAAATAAATTCACTTCCCTTGCCGGCAGATGTAGCAATGAAGTTGCCTGTTGCGAAAATTAACAATGCAAGCGTTCACGATCTTTCATCCTCTGAAAATCAGAATCAGGTGATGGAAAAAGCTTCCTCACCATCAACCTTGGATTTGCTTGCTGTTCTTTCGGCAACTTCTGGAGCTCCGTCATCTGATGCatttgaaattcaatctcaCCCTAGCACTGAGGAAAGTGGTTCTGAGAAAAGCAAGTCACCTTGTGTTGACCAAGCCACACATGTCAATTTACAGAGAATGCCTATTCCCACCATGGGAGAAAGGAGTGGCACTAGTTACCATTACCCGTTGGAAGATGTGGATTGCCATGTGCAAGAGACTCCATTGCCATTACAGCTATTTAGCTCGTCACCCGAAGATGACAGTGGAAGGAAACTACAATCTGGTGGGAAAAACTGCTTTTCTTCTGGGAGTAGTAATCCTTCAGAAGGAAGGTCACCCATGTCATCACCACCTATTGTACATGATTTGTTTCCAGTGCATTCTTCAAAAGAAACAATGAAGCATGACAGTTGCCAAAGTAGTAGAGGAAATATGAAAGCATCCCTGAGCAACGGTTGCAATACATCTCTTCAGCTCTTTGGATGCTCGGTTAGGACTAATGAAAATGGTTCAATTCCAAGTTCTCCACACCATGCAGGGTATTCATCTTCTTCTGGGTCTGATCATTCACCATCCAGATTGTTATCTGATGTCCAg GATCGAACGGGTCGAATTGTTTTCAAATTGTTTGACAAGGATCCGAGTCATTTGCCTGGGTCATTACGAGCTCAG ATCTTCAATTGGCTATCCACCAGCCCATCCGAAATGGAAAGCTACATCAGGCCTGGTTGCATTGTTCTCTCAATCTATTTGTCCATGTCATCTTTTGCTTGGGAACAA TTTGAAAAAAATCTTCTTCAGTATGTGAAATCTTTAGTCAGAGGCGTTGATGTCGACTTTTGGGGAAATGGGAGATTTTTGATTCATACAGATAGACAGATGGCTTCTCATAAAGATG GAAGTGTACGTCTCTGCAAACATTGGAGAGGCTGGAGTACACCAGAATTAATCTGGATCTCACCTGTGGCAGTTGTTGGAGGACAGGATACGTCTCTCCTATTGAGAGGAAGACGGTTGACTGCTCCAGGCACAAA GATATACTGCACACATCCAGATGGATACAATGGAAGTTTGGTTCCAGCATTGTCACACCAAGACTCAGCTTCGGATGAACTTATTCAGGGTAGTTTAAAAGTTAATCTAGCAACACGGAATACACTTGGCCGCTGTTTCATTGAG GTTGAAAATAATATCAGAGGTACTATTTTTCCCGTAATTATAGCAGATGACACCATTTGCCAAGAATTGAGACTTCTTGAACCTGAAATTGTTGGAAGTGCTGAAGTGCCTGACTGTGTCGATTACATTTGGAAAAGAGATAGAACCATGTCCAGGGAAGAAGCCCTTCATTTCTTGAATGAACTTGGTTGGCTCTTCCAAAGAAAGCACAACTCTACTTTGCTGATGAGCCCAGAGTATAAGCTTTCTCGGTTGCAATTCCTTCTTATATTCTCTGTTGAGTCCGATTTTTGTGCTTTGGTCGAAACCCTCCTGGGGATTCTGGTAGAATTTAACTTGGGTAGAGAGAATTTAGCGAGAGAATCTCTGGAGATGCTAGCAGAATCTCACCTTTTGAACAAGGCTGTCAAAAGGAGGTGTCGCCGCATGGTTGATCTGCTCATTCATTACCCTGTTTTCGATTCTACCAATAATTCtgaaatgtttttttttgtaCCCAATATGGCTGGACCTGGTGGTGTCACGCCTTTACATTTGGCTGCTTGTACATCATCAGCCGATGACATCGTTGATGCTTTGACAAGTGATCCCAAGGAG ATTGGATTGCATTGCTGGAATTCGCTTCTTGACTCAAATGGACTTTCTCCTTATGCATATGCCTTGATGAGGAATAATAATTCCTATAATTCCCTTGTTGCACGGAAATATTCGAAAAGAAATATGGGTCAGGTGGTGGTATCAATTGATAACGAAATTGTTCCTTTCCAGTTGGAGGTAAATAAGGACAAAACTGCTGCCTCGAAACTATATCAAGGCGAAAGATCTTGTTCCAGATGTGCACTTGTTGCTGGATACAGTAAAACGTTTCTAAAATCACAAGGATTGCTTCAGCCCCCCTTCATTCATTCATTGCTTGTTGTTGCTGCCGTATGTGTTTGTGTATGTGTGTTCCTGAGAGTTCTCCCGTATCTCAGTTCTGTTGCCCCATTTGCCTGGGAGAACTTGGACTATGGTGCGATGTAG
- the LOC142544256 gene encoding uncharacterized protein LOC142544256 — translation MKKAVDDVFPTHKQNKTDLKCEDRQLVGDGVAVPGMEKIVGTKPSGLRKQSSAQPRAHPRTECMLRSQNSDLLIFDPEIERTARRLRKARREEIQAMAEHRENERQNPPEAIPIRDHFRPVINNQYSGIARGTINANNFEFKPALINMVQQNQFAGTATSDPHVHLRTFLEITDTLKIEISTFRQTDFEQLYEAWERYKELLRRCPNHGFEYWVQIELFYNGLNGQTRTTVDAAAGGTIFAKSPAQAYDFLEQMTINSYQWPSERSRVQRTAEVYAVDPITSLTAQVSALTTQIATMNKVSISNTEGASFVVEESQIPEEVQYINNKNFGSYGGYRVGTFVSESGKRMASTESRLDNLETHMANIGASLKILESQVGLITEQLTSHPSGIVSKTADQNLREVNAIFIQHEELGVIYREEKEVEPTPVRDEKPTPTKRARDKLEGEFIEGTRRNRPQKLLDPGEFIMPCEIGGHLVEKAICDSGASINIMPNSLYEKLELSRMRPTGLSLQMADKSIKTPLGIVEDVELRIDKLKVLAEFVVLDMENSQNVHVILG, via the exons ATGAAAAAGGCAGTTGATGATGTTTTCCCAACGCACAAGCAGAACAAAACC GACCTGAAGTGTGAAGATAGGCAGCTGGTTGGGGATGGAGTAGCTGTCCCAG gaatggagaaaatagtGGGCACGAAACCAAGTGGACTAAGAAAACAGAGTAGTGCGCAGCCGAGAGCACACCCACGGACAGAG TGTATGCTAAGATCGCAAAACTCAGACTTGCTGATTTTTGAcccggagatcgaaagaactgcgagaagattaagaaaagcaAGAAGGGAAGAGATCCAAGCAATGGCTGAACACAGAGAAAATGAAAGACAAAATCCGCCAGAAgctatacctatcagagatcacttcAGACCAGTGATCAACAATCAGTACTCTGGTATTGCGAGAGGGACCATCAATGCCAATAATTTCGAGTTTAAGCCTGCTTTGATCAATATGGTTCAGCAAAACCAGTTTGCTGGAACTGCCACTTCTGATCCTCACGTTCATTTGAGGACATTCTTGGAGATAACggatacg ttgaagattgagatcagTACTTTCAGGCAGACTGATTTTGAACAACTCTATGAGGCGTGGGAaaggtataaggagttgttgcgGAGGTGCCCAAATCATGGTTTTGAATACTGGGTACAAATCGAGCTTTTCTATAATGGGTTGAATGGTCAGACACGTACAACAGTGGATGCAGCGGCAGGTGGCACAATCTTTGCCAAATCTCCTGCACAAGCCTATGACTTTcttgagcagatgactattaATAGCTACCAATGGCCGTCTGAGAGATCAAGAGTTCAGAGGACTGCTGAAGTTTATGCTGTGGATCCTATCACATCACTCACTGCACAAGTATCAGCATTGACTACACAGATAGCGACTATGAATAAAGTGAGTATATCAAACACTGAGGGAGCATCGTTTGTTGTTGAAGAGTCGCAAATTCCTGAAGAAGTGCAATACATCAACAACAAGAATTTTGGAAGCTATGGAGGATAtagag ttgggacatttgtttCTGAATCTGGCAAGAGGATGGCTAGCACTGAGTCTAGACTTGACAACCTTGAGACACACATGGCAAATATTGGAGCTTCCTTGAAGATACTTGAGTCGCAAGTGGGGCTGATAACGGAGCAACTCACGTCTCATCCATCAGGCATAGTCTCAAAGACTGCAGACCAAAATCTGAGAGAAGTGAATGCCATTTTTATACAGCATGAAGAGTTAGGTGTGATATACAGAGAAGAGAAGGAGGTTGAACCCACACCTGTTCGGGATGAAAAGCCAACTCCAACCAAAAGAGCCCGAG ATAAGCTGGAAGGTGAATTTATCGAAGGAACACGAAGAAATCGTCCTCAGAAGTTGCTAGATCCCGGTGAATTTATTATGCCATGTGAAATAGGGGGTCATTTAGTGGAAAAAGCTATCTGTGACTCAGGAGCGAGCATAAATATAATGCCAAATTCTCTCTACGAGAAACTTGAATTGAGCAGGATGAGGCCCACAGGACTAAGCTTACAGATGGCAGATAAATCGATCAAGACACCATTGGGCATCgtggaagatgttgaacttCGGATCGACAAATTGAAGGTTTTAGCAGAGTTTGTGGTACTCGACATGGAGAATAGTCAGAACGTTCACGTCATTCTAGGATGA
- the LOC142547290 gene encoding squamosa promoter-binding-like protein 16 isoform X2 codes for MEDAGAQVASPMVIPQPHAGIFYNVHPMAKKRGPPFNPINFVHQNPSDNWNPMSWDWDSSRFVAKQLQSDGILVGSDPHIQQDVPRSTELGAGDGVGPSCSSGAMNVVEPQAVSRPNKRVRAGSPGGANYPRCQVDNCKEDLSTAKDYHRRHKVCEVHSKVSKALVGKHMQRFCQQCSRFHPLSEFDEGKRSCRRRLAGHNRRRRKTQPDDTTQRLLVPDNCNNNVNCDLDIVSLLAVLGRAQGNIEDRIGKFSPVPNKDQLIQILNKINSLPLPADVAMKLPVAKINNASVHDLSSSENQNQVMEKASSPSTLDLLAVLSATSGAPSSDAFEIQSHPSTEESGSEKSKSPCVDQATHVNLQRMPIPTMGERSGTSYHYPLEDVDCHVQETPLPLQLFSSSPEDDSGRKLQSGGKNCFSSGSSNPSEGRSPMSSPPIVHDLFPVHSSKETMKHDSCQSSRGNMKASLSNGCNTSLQLFGCSVRTNENGSIPSSPHHAGYSSSSGSDHSPSRLLSDVQDRTGRIVFKLFDKDPSHLPGSLRAQIFNWLSTSPSEMESYIRPGCIVLSIYLSMSSFAWEQFEKNLLQYVKSLVRGVDVDFWGNGRFLIHTDRQMASHKDGSVRLCKHWRGWSTPELIWISPVAVVGGQDTSLLLRGRRLTAPGTKIYCTHPDGYNGSLVPALSHQDSASDELIQGSLKVNLATRNTLGRCFIEVENNIRGTIFPVIIADDTICQELRLLEPEIVGSAEVPDCVDYIWKRDRTMSREEALHFLNELGWLFQRKHNSTLLMSPEYKLSRLQFLLIFSVESDFCALVETLLGILVEFNLGRENLARESLEMLAESHLLNKAVKRRCRRMVDLLIHYPVFDSTNNSEMFFFVPNMAGPGGVTPLHLAACTSSADDIVDALTSDPKEIGLHCWNSLLDSNGLSPYAYALMRNNNSYNSLVARKYSKRNMGQVVVSIDNEIVPFQLEVNKDKTAASKLYQGERSCSRCALVAGYSKTFLKSQGLLQPPFIHSLLVVAAVCVCVCVFLRVLPYLSSVAPFAWENLDYGAM; via the exons ATGGAAGACGCTGGCGCTCAAGTAGCCTCTCCAATGGTCATCCCCCAACCACATGCTGGAATATTTTACAACGTGCATCCAATGGCCAAGAAACGCGGTCCACCATTTAACCCCATTAATTTTGTTCATCAGAACCCTTCTGATAATTGGAATCCTATGTCCTGGGATTGGGATAGCTCGAGGTTTGTGGCCAAACAGTTACAATCTGATGGAATCTTGGTGGGAAGTGACCCTCATATCCAACAAGACGTCCCAAGGAGTACGGAG CTGGGAGCTGGAGATGGAGTTGGGCCCAGTTGCAGCAGCGGTGCTATGAATGTAGTGGAGCCACAAGCTGTGTCAAGACCCAATAAGAGAGTAAGAGCTGGATCACCGGGTGGCGCTAATTATCCTAGGTGTCAAGTTGATAATTGTAAGGAAGACCTGTCTACTGCCAAGGACTATCACCGACGGCACAAGGTATGTGAGGTTCATAGCAAAGTCAGCAAGGCTTTGGTGGGGAAACATATGCAAAGGTTTTGCCAGCAATGCAGCAG GTTCCACCCCCTTTCAGAATTTGACGAGGGAAAGAGAAGCTGTAGGCGCAGACTTGCTGGGCACAACAGGAGGAGGAGGAAAACTCAGCCAGATGATACCACTCAACGGCTGTTAGTTCCTGACAACTGCAACAACAATGTGAATTGTGATCTTGATATTGTCAGTTTATTGGCAGTTCTAGGTCGTGCGCAAG GGAACATTGAGGACAGGATTGGGAAATTCTCACCAGTACCCAATAAGGATCAGCTCATACAAATTCTTAACAAAATAAATTCACTTCCCTTGCCGGCAGATGTAGCAATGAAGTTGCCTGTTGCGAAAATTAACAATGCAAGCGTTCACGATCTTTCATCCTCTGAAAATCAGAATCAGGTGATGGAAAAAGCTTCCTCACCATCAACCTTGGATTTGCTTGCTGTTCTTTCGGCAACTTCTGGAGCTCCGTCATCTGATGCatttgaaattcaatctcaCCCTAGCACTGAGGAAAGTGGTTCTGAGAAAAGCAAGTCACCTTGTGTTGACCAAGCCACACATGTCAATTTACAGAGAATGCCTATTCCCACCATGGGAGAAAGGAGTGGCACTAGTTACCATTACCCGTTGGAAGATGTGGATTGCCATGTGCAAGAGACTCCATTGCCATTACAGCTATTTAGCTCGTCACCCGAAGATGACAGTGGAAGGAAACTACAATCTGGTGGGAAAAACTGCTTTTCTTCTGGGAGTAGTAATCCTTCAGAAGGAAGGTCACCCATGTCATCACCACCTATTGTACATGATTTGTTTCCAGTGCATTCTTCAAAAGAAACAATGAAGCATGACAGTTGCCAAAGTAGTAGAGGAAATATGAAAGCATCCCTGAGCAACGGTTGCAATACATCTCTTCAGCTCTTTGGATGCTCGGTTAGGACTAATGAAAATGGTTCAATTCCAAGTTCTCCACACCATGCAGGGTATTCATCTTCTTCTGGGTCTGATCATTCACCATCCAGATTGTTATCTGATGTCCAg GATCGAACGGGTCGAATTGTTTTCAAATTGTTTGACAAGGATCCGAGTCATTTGCCTGGGTCATTACGAGCTCAG ATCTTCAATTGGCTATCCACCAGCCCATCCGAAATGGAAAGCTACATCAGGCCTGGTTGCATTGTTCTCTCAATCTATTTGTCCATGTCATCTTTTGCTTGGGAACAA TTTGAAAAAAATCTTCTTCAGTATGTGAAATCTTTAGTCAGAGGCGTTGATGTCGACTTTTGGGGAAATGGGAGATTTTTGATTCATACAGATAGACAGATGGCTTCTCATAAAGATG GAAGTGTACGTCTCTGCAAACATTGGAGAGGCTGGAGTACACCAGAATTAATCTGGATCTCACCTGTGGCAGTTGTTGGAGGACAGGATACGTCTCTCCTATTGAGAGGAAGACGGTTGACTGCTCCAGGCACAAA GATATACTGCACACATCCAGATGGATACAATGGAAGTTTGGTTCCAGCATTGTCACACCAAGACTCAGCTTCGGATGAACTTATTCAGGGTAGTTTAAAAGTTAATCTAGCAACACGGAATACACTTGGCCGCTGTTTCATTGAG GTTGAAAATAATATCAGAGGTACTATTTTTCCCGTAATTATAGCAGATGACACCATTTGCCAAGAATTGAGACTTCTTGAACCTGAAATTGTTGGAAGTGCTGAAGTGCCTGACTGTGTCGATTACATTTGGAAAAGAGATAGAACCATGTCCAGGGAAGAAGCCCTTCATTTCTTGAATGAACTTGGTTGGCTCTTCCAAAGAAAGCACAACTCTACTTTGCTGATGAGCCCAGAGTATAAGCTTTCTCGGTTGCAATTCCTTCTTATATTCTCTGTTGAGTCCGATTTTTGTGCTTTGGTCGAAACCCTCCTGGGGATTCTGGTAGAATTTAACTTGGGTAGAGAGAATTTAGCGAGAGAATCTCTGGAGATGCTAGCAGAATCTCACCTTTTGAACAAGGCTGTCAAAAGGAGGTGTCGCCGCATGGTTGATCTGCTCATTCATTACCCTGTTTTCGATTCTACCAATAATTCtgaaatgtttttttttgtaCCCAATATGGCTGGACCTGGTGGTGTCACGCCTTTACATTTGGCTGCTTGTACATCATCAGCCGATGACATCGTTGATGCTTTGACAAGTGATCCCAAGGAG ATTGGATTGCATTGCTGGAATTCGCTTCTTGACTCAAATGGACTTTCTCCTTATGCATATGCCTTGATGAGGAATAATAATTCCTATAATTCCCTTGTTGCACGGAAATATTCGAAAAGAAATATGGGTCAGGTGGTGGTATCAATTGATAACGAAATTGTTCCTTTCCAGTTGGAGGTAAATAAGGACAAAACTGCTGCCTCGAAACTATATCAAGGCGAAAGATCTTGTTCCAGATGTGCACTTGTTGCTGGATACAGTAAAACGTTTCTAAAATCACAAGGATTGCTTCAGCCCCCCTTCATTCATTCATTGCTTGTTGTTGCTGCCGTATGTGTTTGTGTATGTGTGTTCCTGAGAGTTCTCCCGTATCTCAGTTCTGTTGCCCCATTTGCCTGGGAGAACTTGGACTATGGTGCGATGTAG